The proteins below come from a single Drosophila busckii strain San Diego stock center, stock number 13000-0081.31 chromosome X, ASM1175060v1, whole genome shotgun sequence genomic window:
- the LOC108606417 gene encoding U4/U6.U5 tri-snRNP-associated protein 2 isoform X2 has protein sequence MTETHPAAKRAKLEKTKLEDDDTPSVFNPKYRVCPYLDTINRNLLDFDFEKLCSISLTRINVYACLVCGKYFQGRGTNTHAYTHSVGEAHHVFLNLNTLRFYCLPDNYEIIDSSLDDIKYVLNPTFLRNEISKLDQVQPKHSRTVDGVLYLPGVVGLNNIKANDYCNVVLHALSHVSPLRDFFLREQSYAKIKRPPGDSMFTLVQRFGELMRKMWNPRNFKAHVSPHEMLQAVVLWSSKRFQITEQGDPIDFLSWFLNTLHRALKGNKQPDSSILYKIFLGEMRIFTRKIPPVELDDAAKQTLLATEEYKHQVEDTNFIYLTCDLPPPPLFTDEFRENIIPQVNLYQLLAKFNGSAEKEYKTYKDNFMKRFEITRLPQFIILYIKRFTKNTFFLEKNPTIVNFPIKNVDFGDILGMRQRDKSVKDTKYNLVANIVHDGDPKKGTYRAHILHKANGQWYEMQDLHVTEILPQMITLTESYIQIYERCPEN, from the exons ATGACGGAAACGCATCCAGCAG CAAAGCGCGCGAAGCTGGAAAAGACCAAATTGGAAGATGATG ATACGCCATCGGTGTTTAATCCTAAATATCGTGTATGTCCATATTTGGACACCATAAATCGCAATTTACTGGACTTCGATTTTGAGAAACTTTGCTCCATATCGCTGACACGCATCAATGTTTATGCCTGCCTGGTGTGTGGTAAGTATTTCCAGGGACGTGGCACCAACACACACGCCTATACGCATTCCGTAGGCGAGGCGCATCACGTGTTTCTCAACCTGAACACATTGCGCTTCTACTGCCTGCCGGATAACTATGAGATCATAGATTCTTCGCTTGATGATATCAAGTATGTACTCAATCCTACATTTCTGCGTAACGAAATCAGTAAGTTGGATCAAGTGCAGCCGAAGCATTCACGCACAGTTGACGGCGTGCTCTATTTGCCGGGCGTGGTGGGCCTGAACAACATCAAGGCCAACGACTACTGCAATGTAGTGCTGCATGCGCTCTCACATGTCAGTCCCCTGCGGGATTTCTTTCTGCGCGAGCAGAGTTATGCGAAAATCAAGCGTCCACCCGGAGATTCCATGTTTACGTTAGTGCAACGCTTTGGCGAACTCATGCGTAAGATGTGGAATCCACGCAACTTTAAGGCACATGTTTCACCCCATGAAATGCTGCAAGCGGTTGTGCTGTGGTCCAGCAAACGTTTCCAAATCACCGAACAAGGCGATCCCATAGATTTTCTCAGCTGGTTCTTGAACACGCTGCATCGAGCGCTTAAAGGCAACAAGCAACCCGACTCATCTATATTGTATAAGATTTTCCTGGGCGAGATGAGAATCTTCACGCGCAAAATACCGCCTGTGGAGCTAGATGATGCAGCCAAGCAGACATTGCTGGCCACCGAGGAGTACAAACATCAGGTGGAggatacaaattttatttatcttacCTGCGATTTGCCACCACCGCCGCTATTTACGGATGAGTTTCGTGAAAATATTATACCTCAAGTAAATCTCTATCAGCTGCTAGCCAAATTCAATGGCAGCGCCGAGAAGGAGTATAAAACCTACAAGGATAATTTCATGAAGCGCTTTGAGATTACGCGACTGCCAcagtttattatattgtaCATTAAGCGTTTTACCAAGAACACTTTCTTTCTGGAAAAGAATCCCACCATTGTTAATTTTCCCATAAA AAATGTTGATTTTGGTGATATATTGGGCATGCGTCAACGCGACAAATCAGTGAAGGATACCAAATACAATCTGGTAGCGAATATAGTGCATGATGGTGATCCGAAGAAGGGCACCTATCGTGCCCACATTCTACATAAAGCCAATGGACAGTGGTATGAAATGCAGGATCTACATGTGACTGAGATATTACCTCAGATGATAACACTAACCGAGTcctatatacaaatttatgaacGCTGCCCTGAAAACTAG
- the LOC108606417 gene encoding U4/U6.U5 tri-snRNP-associated protein 2 isoform X1 has product MTETHPAVAKRAKLEKTKLEDDDTPSVFNPKYRVCPYLDTINRNLLDFDFEKLCSISLTRINVYACLVCGKYFQGRGTNTHAYTHSVGEAHHVFLNLNTLRFYCLPDNYEIIDSSLDDIKYVLNPTFLRNEISKLDQVQPKHSRTVDGVLYLPGVVGLNNIKANDYCNVVLHALSHVSPLRDFFLREQSYAKIKRPPGDSMFTLVQRFGELMRKMWNPRNFKAHVSPHEMLQAVVLWSSKRFQITEQGDPIDFLSWFLNTLHRALKGNKQPDSSILYKIFLGEMRIFTRKIPPVELDDAAKQTLLATEEYKHQVEDTNFIYLTCDLPPPPLFTDEFRENIIPQVNLYQLLAKFNGSAEKEYKTYKDNFMKRFEITRLPQFIILYIKRFTKNTFFLEKNPTIVNFPIKNVDFGDILGMRQRDKSVKDTKYNLVANIVHDGDPKKGTYRAHILHKANGQWYEMQDLHVTEILPQMITLTESYIQIYERCPEN; this is encoded by the exons ATGACGGAAACGCATCCAGCAG TAGCAAAGCGCGCGAAGCTGGAAAAGACCAAATTGGAAGATGATG ATACGCCATCGGTGTTTAATCCTAAATATCGTGTATGTCCATATTTGGACACCATAAATCGCAATTTACTGGACTTCGATTTTGAGAAACTTTGCTCCATATCGCTGACACGCATCAATGTTTATGCCTGCCTGGTGTGTGGTAAGTATTTCCAGGGACGTGGCACCAACACACACGCCTATACGCATTCCGTAGGCGAGGCGCATCACGTGTTTCTCAACCTGAACACATTGCGCTTCTACTGCCTGCCGGATAACTATGAGATCATAGATTCTTCGCTTGATGATATCAAGTATGTACTCAATCCTACATTTCTGCGTAACGAAATCAGTAAGTTGGATCAAGTGCAGCCGAAGCATTCACGCACAGTTGACGGCGTGCTCTATTTGCCGGGCGTGGTGGGCCTGAACAACATCAAGGCCAACGACTACTGCAATGTAGTGCTGCATGCGCTCTCACATGTCAGTCCCCTGCGGGATTTCTTTCTGCGCGAGCAGAGTTATGCGAAAATCAAGCGTCCACCCGGAGATTCCATGTTTACGTTAGTGCAACGCTTTGGCGAACTCATGCGTAAGATGTGGAATCCACGCAACTTTAAGGCACATGTTTCACCCCATGAAATGCTGCAAGCGGTTGTGCTGTGGTCCAGCAAACGTTTCCAAATCACCGAACAAGGCGATCCCATAGATTTTCTCAGCTGGTTCTTGAACACGCTGCATCGAGCGCTTAAAGGCAACAAGCAACCCGACTCATCTATATTGTATAAGATTTTCCTGGGCGAGATGAGAATCTTCACGCGCAAAATACCGCCTGTGGAGCTAGATGATGCAGCCAAGCAGACATTGCTGGCCACCGAGGAGTACAAACATCAGGTGGAggatacaaattttatttatcttacCTGCGATTTGCCACCACCGCCGCTATTTACGGATGAGTTTCGTGAAAATATTATACCTCAAGTAAATCTCTATCAGCTGCTAGCCAAATTCAATGGCAGCGCCGAGAAGGAGTATAAAACCTACAAGGATAATTTCATGAAGCGCTTTGAGATTACGCGACTGCCAcagtttattatattgtaCATTAAGCGTTTTACCAAGAACACTTTCTTTCTGGAAAAGAATCCCACCATTGTTAATTTTCCCATAAA AAATGTTGATTTTGGTGATATATTGGGCATGCGTCAACGCGACAAATCAGTGAAGGATACCAAATACAATCTGGTAGCGAATATAGTGCATGATGGTGATCCGAAGAAGGGCACCTATCGTGCCCACATTCTACATAAAGCCAATGGACAGTGGTATGAAATGCAGGATCTACATGTGACTGAGATATTACCTCAGATGATAACACTAACCGAGTcctatatacaaatttatgaacGCTGCCCTGAAAACTAG
- the LOC108606465 gene encoding uncharacterized protein LOC108606465 — protein sequence MDSYEQECQRAELLGLKAPDQAEFERQRSARLEQQQAELDAAEAAVLVEQEEQLQATGGKLDELNSILSSTQQKLNRFKQSACGSLTNIFQRAGSLSGAAAEVPSVSEQPVAAAAVATPMLPPTAEQVAAAKAAKQLKMDAQLDKLDTLINKADNAQLAMSEQTKQMRRIAK from the exons ATGGATAGCTATGAGCAGGAGTGTCAGCGCGCGGAGTTGTTGGGTCTGAAGGCACCAGACCAAGCTGAGTTTGAGCGTCAACGTAGCGCACGTTtggagcaacagcaggcggAGTTAGATGCAGCTGAAGCAGCC GTGCTCGTGGAGCaggaggagcagctgcaggctACAGGCGGCAAACTTGATGAGCTGAATAGCATATTGTCCAGCACGCAGCAGAAATTGAATCGTTTCAAGCAAAGCGCATGCGGCAGTCTAACCAACATATTTCAACGTGCTGGCAGTCTAAGTGGCGCCGCAGCGGAGGTGCCAAGCGTTAGTGAACAGCCTGTAGCTGCAGCCGCAGTTGCAACTCCCATGCTGCCACCCACAGCGGAGCAGGTGGCTGCTGCCAAGGCAGCCAAGCAACTAAAAATGGATGCACAGCTAGACAAGTTGGACACGCTGATTAATAAGGCGGACAATGCTCAGCTGGCTATGAGTGAGCAAACCAAGCAAATGCGACGCATCGCCAAGTAA
- the LOC108606464 gene encoding uncharacterized protein LOC108606464 isoform X2 produces MRFLRMPLKGMCIELRPNLCSGHVLLQFEEPIRDKRKTRIVIKEDDVHIVENGVDGDSELVLRHDCFGMDIERISVFIVSGEYISFRFNYTHIDLDALQRAGVHVEIHPLKLSFEERSHVVALQCSKCYHEVVPGCKYNRLREFPSGFVDPSEFFCHNHGDTSTAKPPSLVPGPSDMYYGLNYVVLNMAVLHSRVIKCEGHIYCKRCMWLLGICILNDAAVKLWADALRLQPVATLPRQLFQQPTLTQLVLRMLKDFWPDAQHHFCTGNNRALLVATMPNRHQHYMLLEILEFKLRILRKVETTSSVAEAKLQQFYACKLYFRVFGSCQHDPSILAAWQEQITIPKLEMSPYSFLALQRRLTSNMELVPNAWRYNTAEEKLQLSYFFYETEEQELLRQQKEQEQQQQPKGPEVKPKQQQLKEYETDTGVDASLDEEDESDDEHSDTDSETHNALHHKYAPIAAYEQQLVKRWPKQKQLKHMSNSPDGANL; encoded by the exons ATGA GATTCTTAAGGATGCCGCTCAAGGGCATGTGTATTGAGCTACGCCCCAATCTCTGCAGTGGCCatgtgctgctgcagttcgAGGAACCCATACGCGATAAACGCAAAACACGCATCGTCATCAAAGAGGACGATGTGCACATTGTGGAGAACGGCGTCGATGGTGATAGTGAGCTGGTTCTCCGTCATGACTGCTTTGGCATGGATATTGAACGTATATCTGTATTCATTGTAAGCGGTGAATATATAAGTTTTCGCTTCAACTATACGCACATCGATCTGGATGCACTGCAGCGTGCGGGCGTGCATGTGGAAATACATCCTTTGAAGCTGAGCTTTGAAGAGCGCTCACACGTGGTGGCGCTACAGTGCAGCAAATGTTACCATGAGGTTGTGCCTGGCTGCAAATACAATCGTCTGCGTGAGTTTCCTAGCGGTTTTGTGGATCCCAGCGAATTCTTTTGCCACAATCACGGTGACACATCTACAGCCAAGCCGCCCAGCTTGGTACCAGGTCCCAGTGATATGTACTATGGACTCAACTACGTTGTGCTTAACATGGCTGTGCTGCATTCGCGCGTCATCAAATGCGAGGGACACATTTACTGCAAACGGTGCATGTGGTTGCTGggtatttgcattttgaatgATGCCGCTGTTAAACTCTGGGCAGATGCTTTGCGCTTGCAGCCGGTTGCCACGCTGCCGCGCCAACTGTTTCAACAACCCACATTAACACAGCTGGTGCTGCGTATGCTTAAAGACTTCTGGCCTGATGCACAGCATCACTTTTGTACGGGCAACAATCGTGCCTTGCTTGTAGCGACCATGCCGAATCGTCATCAGCATTATATGCTATTAGAAATACTCGAATTTAAGCTGCGTATACTGCGGAAGGTGGAAACCACATCAAGTGTTGCTGAGgctaagctgcagcaattttatgcttgtaaattatattttcgtGTATTTGGCAGCTGCCAACATGATCCGTCAATACTGGCGGCATGGCAGGAGCAGATTACTATACCCAAGCTGGAAATGTCGCCGTATTCATTTCTAGCCCTACAAAGGCGTCTCACAAGTAACATGGAACTGGTGCCTAACGCCTGGCGTTACAACACAGCCGAGGAGAAACTGCAGCTAAGCTATTTTTTCTATGAAACCGAAGAGCAGGAGTTACTGCGTCAGCAAAAGGAacaggagcaacaacagcagccaaag GGACCAGAGgttaagccaaagcagcaacagctgaagGAATATGAGACTGATACAGGCGTGGATGCCAGCCTGGATGAGGAGGATGAAAGTGATGATGAGCATTCGGATACGGATAGCGAAACGCACAATGCTTTGCACCATAAATATGCGCCCATAGCCGcctatgagcagcagctggtcaAGCGTTGGCCAAAACAGAAGCAGCTAAAGCACATGTCCAATTCACCTGATGGTGCAAATCTGTAG
- the LOC108606464 gene encoding uncharacterized protein LOC108606464 isoform X1, whose product MRFLRMPLKGMCIELRPNLCSGHVLLQFEEPIRDKRKTRIVIKEDDVHIVENGVDGDSELVLRHDCFGMDIERISVFIVSGEYISFRFNYTHIDLDALQRAGVHVEIHPLKLSFEERSHVVALQCSKCYHEVVPGCKYNRLREFPSGFVDPSEFFCHNHGDTSTAKPPSLVPGPSDMYYGLNYVVLNMAVLHSRVIKCEGHIYCKRCMWLLGICILNDAAVKLWADALRLQPVATLPRQLFQQPTLTQLVLRMLKDFWPDAQHHFCTGNNRALLVATMPNRHQHYMLLEILEFKLRILRKVETTSSVAEAKLQQFYACKLYFRVFGSCQHDPSILAAWQEQITIPKLEMSPYSFLALQRRLTSNMELVPNAWRYNTAEEKLQLSYFFYETEEQELLRQQKEQEQQQQPKQGPEVKPKQQQLKEYETDTGVDASLDEEDESDDEHSDTDSETHNALHHKYAPIAAYEQQLVKRWPKQKQLKHMSNSPDGANL is encoded by the exons ATGA GATTCTTAAGGATGCCGCTCAAGGGCATGTGTATTGAGCTACGCCCCAATCTCTGCAGTGGCCatgtgctgctgcagttcgAGGAACCCATACGCGATAAACGCAAAACACGCATCGTCATCAAAGAGGACGATGTGCACATTGTGGAGAACGGCGTCGATGGTGATAGTGAGCTGGTTCTCCGTCATGACTGCTTTGGCATGGATATTGAACGTATATCTGTATTCATTGTAAGCGGTGAATATATAAGTTTTCGCTTCAACTATACGCACATCGATCTGGATGCACTGCAGCGTGCGGGCGTGCATGTGGAAATACATCCTTTGAAGCTGAGCTTTGAAGAGCGCTCACACGTGGTGGCGCTACAGTGCAGCAAATGTTACCATGAGGTTGTGCCTGGCTGCAAATACAATCGTCTGCGTGAGTTTCCTAGCGGTTTTGTGGATCCCAGCGAATTCTTTTGCCACAATCACGGTGACACATCTACAGCCAAGCCGCCCAGCTTGGTACCAGGTCCCAGTGATATGTACTATGGACTCAACTACGTTGTGCTTAACATGGCTGTGCTGCATTCGCGCGTCATCAAATGCGAGGGACACATTTACTGCAAACGGTGCATGTGGTTGCTGggtatttgcattttgaatgATGCCGCTGTTAAACTCTGGGCAGATGCTTTGCGCTTGCAGCCGGTTGCCACGCTGCCGCGCCAACTGTTTCAACAACCCACATTAACACAGCTGGTGCTGCGTATGCTTAAAGACTTCTGGCCTGATGCACAGCATCACTTTTGTACGGGCAACAATCGTGCCTTGCTTGTAGCGACCATGCCGAATCGTCATCAGCATTATATGCTATTAGAAATACTCGAATTTAAGCTGCGTATACTGCGGAAGGTGGAAACCACATCAAGTGTTGCTGAGgctaagctgcagcaattttatgcttgtaaattatattttcgtGTATTTGGCAGCTGCCAACATGATCCGTCAATACTGGCGGCATGGCAGGAGCAGATTACTATACCCAAGCTGGAAATGTCGCCGTATTCATTTCTAGCCCTACAAAGGCGTCTCACAAGTAACATGGAACTGGTGCCTAACGCCTGGCGTTACAACACAGCCGAGGAGAAACTGCAGCTAAGCTATTTTTTCTATGAAACCGAAGAGCAGGAGTTACTGCGTCAGCAAAAGGAacaggagcaacaacagcagccaaag CAGGGACCAGAGgttaagccaaagcagcaacagctgaagGAATATGAGACTGATACAGGCGTGGATGCCAGCCTGGATGAGGAGGATGAAAGTGATGATGAGCATTCGGATACGGATAGCGAAACGCACAATGCTTTGCACCATAAATATGCGCCCATAGCCGcctatgagcagcagctggtcaAGCGTTGGCCAAAACAGAAGCAGCTAAAGCACATGTCCAATTCACCTGATGGTGCAAATCTGTAG